Below is a window of Coregonus clupeaformis isolate EN_2021a chromosome 15, ASM2061545v1, whole genome shotgun sequence DNA.
gcttttaattttcaattagtgtaaacatttcgaaaaacataattccactttgacattatggggtattgtgtgtaggccagtgacgacaaaatctcaatttaatgaTAGTGGGCGTGGCCAATGGCAGCGTTTTAGAGGCCCTCTAGGCCGCAGAGTTAATTTCCTGAAATTATACACATTTTCCCATGTCATATTCCTTGTTCTTATGCTCTGAGTGACTCAAAGATAATAACAAAATCAATAGGGCCCACATTCCATGACATTGTGGGAATTTTAGATTCTCCCGGAATGTAgttttattttggtgattattAGTTCTCAAAAATCGTATAAAAAAAATACTGCGTGTACATAACATTacgaacactttcctaatattgagttacacctccttttgccctcagaacagcctcaatttgtaggggcatggactctacaaggtgtcaagcgttccacagggatgctggcccatgttgactccaatgcttcccaccgtTGTGTCAAGTTGCCTGGTAGTGGATCTCTATTTCCGAATACCTCGTTCCATCTCCTCCCACAggtgctcaattggattgagatttggtgactgggcaggccaatgcagtaagctgaattcactgtcatgttcgtggaaccattcctggacaatcctagccttCTGGCATGGTGCATTATATTGCTGAAAAAAATCAATTctcagatggatacactgctgctaTGAAGAGATGCATCTGATTTTCAATGATGctcagatatcctgtggcattcaaacgttgctccacttttatcaagtgGCCCAATATGTGACATGAAAAAGCATCCGACAGCATggcatcaccaccaccactcaccagcCTGCAATGTCGACACGCGGCATGATAGATGTATGTACtcgtggttttctccataccctagtcctcagCGTGAAACGTCaagaaccgggattcatcagaccagacaacgtttttccaattctccagtgtTTCCACTGCCCTGCCGTTGGCcggatgtcctttaggtggtggaccatctttgacacatgggaaactgagtgtgaaaaacccagcaacgttgcagttcttgacacactcaaactggtgagcctggcacctactaccataccctgttcaaacgcacttacatcttttgtcttgcctatccaccctctgaatggcacagatacacaatccatgtctcaaggcttaacaatcctccttttaacttgtctcctcccctttatatacactgattgaagtggaattAACAGGTGGCCTCAATAAggatcaaagctttcacctggtcagtctgtcatggaaatagcaggtgttcctaatgttttgtacactgtgtatattgCTCCGTTACCTTTTCTACATACTTAATGTGGTTTAAGTCGTTTCAGTTTACACTGCAAAGATTTTTCATTCAGAATTGTCAAACATTCATAGGGGAAACGCTGAAATAATTAATCTGAGGCCTATACTCTAGCGACAGCTGGATTTAAGTCGAGGTGTTGATTTGTCCTACAGGAAGACCGATTAGCTGTGAAGTCACTTTGGCCGACGAAAGAAGGCGTCACTTCTATCCCCTACAAGATCAACGATGATCTGGGTGAGTGTTGAAGACAGTAGGAGAGGTGAACACTGTAAAACACTAGATGTTTCCAATACAGTGGGAATGGTATGCACCGTTTAATGGTAGATTTGTCTCTGATCCACACAGTGGCCAGAAAGAAAACTATCCTAGCAGCGTTCAAGATGATTTCAGACCGGACGTGTATCCGCTTCCACGAATACACCAATGAGATTAACTACATAGAGTTCATCTCTGGGAAAGGGTGAGTCCAAAGTGGGCACATTAACACATTCTCTCCATCCCAGCAGTTTACAGTTAACTCACAACCTCTCCTCCCTTTTCCTGTGTTCAATCCTTTATTTTTTCCCTCTTCCTGTCATATCCTCTCTTACTCCTCcgtttctctcctcccccttctctcaccTTTTTTCTCTTTCTTCACTTCACTCTAGCTGTGCGTCATATGTAGGTTTTCAGGGCGGGGCCCAGCATCTGTACTTCGGTAGAGCCTGTAACGAGGGGAACCTGTGTCATGAGCTGATGCATGCCCTGGGCCTGCACCACGAACACACACGGCCGGACCGTGACCAATACGTCACCATACAGTGGGACAACGTGGTCACAGGTAACAAGCACCAACACAACCTACTTAACCACCTGACGGGCATTGCATGTGGATCAGGGGCAGGGATGGTCAATGTATCCCACGGATAGCTgaagtgtgcaggcttttgtacCAGCCCAACACTAACACACCTAATTCCGCTTTTTGTGGTCTGGAGTGAAGACCGTATAGGATAACTATTGACatatagtattttattaggatccccattagctactgctaaAGTAGCAgtcactcttcctggggtccacactacatacagttgaagtcggaagtttatatgcACGtaggtttttcaaccactccacaaatgtcttgttaacaaactacagttttggcaagtcggttaggacatctactttgtgctagacgcaagtattttttccaacaattgtttacagacagattatttcacttataattaattgtatcacaattccagtgggtcagaagtttacatacactaagttgactgtgcctttaaacagcttggaaaactccagaaattgatgtcatggctttagaagcttctgataggcttattgacataatttgagtcaattggaggtgtacctgtggatgtatttcaaggcctaccttcaaactccgtgcctcttcgcttgacatcatgggaaaatcaagacctcaggaaaaaaaattgtagacctccacaagtctggttcatccttgggagcaatttccaaacgcctgaaggtaccacgttcatctgtacaaacaatagtacgcaagtataaacaccatgggaccacgcagccgtcataccgctcaggaagatgacacgttctgtctcctagagatgaacgtactttggcgcgaaaagtgcaaatcaatcccagaacaacagcaaaggaacttgtgaagatgctggaggaaacaggtacaaaagtatctatatccacagtaaaacgagtcctatattgacataacctgaaaggccgctcagcaaggaagaagccactgctccaaaaccgccattaaaaaagacagattacggtttgcaactgcacatgtggacaaagatcgtacttttggacgtatgtcctctggtctgatgaaacaaaaatagaactgttaggccataatcaccatcgttatgtttggaggaaaaaggggatgcttgcaagccgaagaaaaccatcccaaacctgaagcatgggggtggcagcaacatgctgtggtggtgctttgctgcaggagggactggtgcacttcacaaaatagatggcatcatgaggaaggacaattatatggatatattgaatcaacatctcaagacatcagtcaggaagttaaagcttgggtcttccaaatggacaatgaccccaagcatacttccaaagttgtggcaaaatggcttaaggactacaaagtcaaggtattggagtggccatcacaaagccctgacctcaatcctacagaaaatttgtgggcagaactgaaaaagtgtgtgcgagcaaggaggcctaccaacctaactcagttacaccagttctgtaaggaggaatgggccaatattcacccaacttattgtgggaagcttgtggaaggctaactgaaacgtttgacccaagttaaacaatttaaaggcaatgctaccaaataccaattgagtgtatgtaaacttctgacccactgggaatgtgatgaaagaaaagctgaaatccattctctctactattattctgacatttcacattcttaaaataaagtgctgatcctaactgacctaagacagggaattttgactaggattaaatgtcagtaattgtgaaactgagtttaaatgtaattgGCTAATGTGAATattaacttctgacttcaactgtaatacaTAACATTAATAGACAGCACAAGGACAGAACGACATACGTTTAAAATAAGAATACAGGCTTACATATATTTATGCCTTACCATTCCATGCATCATGTACTCATTATAACGGTAATACTGCTGCCATTAATTTCCCTATACATTGCAATCCTTTGCTCTACTGTTACAATTGCTTTGTCTAAGCAGGTCCTGATATCCTAATTTCACAACACCAGTTCTGTAAACACCAGAGAGAATCTCACATCAGGAACCATCAGTGTTCTTCTGTTTGACGCCAATACTATGCATAATTATGTAATTCATAGACTCTACTGAATGCAATTATGGAAATGCAATAATGTGGAGTTTAACTGAAGTCGTCAACTCATTTTCCCTGGCGTGATCAGAGCCACATATCGTATTGATTTACACGTAAGTTCCACCCCTGCTTTGTTCCACTGTCGTGAAGGCAGCAACCTTGTTCGCTAAATTTCCCTGACATGAATAACACTACCATGTTAGGCTAAATTTCCCTGACATGAATATAGATACCTTGTCATCTACAGTTACCGCCCGTAATGGGTATCCTGGGGTAACATGTAAGCTCTTGAACTTGTAggccattttgttacattaccaCCTGCTATGGGTTTCATTAGGTAAGATGCAATATTCATGCCTTGAATCGTGTAGAGTTTCCTCCTGCTAGAAGGTTGAACTTAATGGTTTCCATCTCAGCACCTTGTCTACATTTCCATTTTCATTCCCCTATATCACATTCAGACCCAGTAGTGTCCACCagtcagacacatgcacacatctGCCTCCTCTATCTCTTTGTCTTCCAGGAAAAGCCAAAAACTTTGTGGTGAAGAAAGGAGACACTCAGGACCTGCCCTATGACTACGATTCCATAATGCACTACGGAACGTCAgtcacactcctctcctccttattCCCACTAAAGTCCTCATTTTACTCACCTTGTTTTTAAACTGCCAGCAATAAGTAAAGATTCATTTTACTGGGCCTGTATACAGTATCCAGTTCCAGTAACATTTCCCAGTGCGTcaccaaatggctccctatttagtgcactacttttgacccgggcTCTGGTCAAACTAGGTGCACTATATTGGGAGTAGGGTGACGTTTGTGACGCAGTCTTTGTGTTAAAGTAGCAAGTTCTCTGACTAGGGGGGTATTGTTGGGTTTCTCCTGGCAGATATTACTTCTCATCAAACCAGAACCCCACCATTGACTCCAAGAAGAGGGGAGTCCAGATTGGACAGAGAAATCACCTGAGCCCCCTGgacactgagtggcgcagtggtctaaggcactgcatagcagtgctaactgtgctactagagatcctggttcgaatccaggctctgtcgcagccggccgcgatcgggagacccatggggcggcgcacaattggcccagcgtcgtccagggtaggggagggaatggccggcagggatatagctcaattgatagagcatggcgtttgcaacgccagggttgtgggtttgattcccatggggggccagaataaaaaaaatatgtattcactaactgtaagtcgctctggataagagcgtctgctaaatgactaaaatgtatgtaaatgacATAACACGCCTTAACAAACTCTACCAATGTGGTAAAGACgtgcacacagagagacaggaaaaatatcagaattgggctgcctttgtaaatgcagccattacacagtggggaaaaaaagtatttagtcagccaccaattgtggaaattctcccacttaaaaagatgagagaggcctgtaattttcatcataggtacacgtcaactaggacagacaaaatgagagagaaaaaatccagaaaatcacattgtaggattttttatgaatttatttgcaaattatggtggaaaataagtatttggtcaataacaaaagtttctcaatactttgttatataccctttattggcaatgacacaggtcaaacgttttctgtaagtcttcacaaggttttcacacactgttgctggtattttggcccattcctccatgcagatctcctctagagcagtgatgttttggggctgtcgctgggcaacacagactttcaactccctccaaagattttctatggggttgagatctggagactggctaggccactccaggaccttgaaatgcttcttacgaagccactccttcgttgcccgggcggtgtgtttgggatcattgtcatgctgaaagacccagccacgtttcatcttcaatgcccttgctgatggaaggaggttttcactcaaaatctcacgatacatggccccattcattcttttctttacacggatcagtcgtcctggtccctttgcagagaaacagccccaaaggatgatgtttccacccccatgcttcacagtaggtatggtgttctttggatgcaactcagcattctttgtcctccaaacacgacgagttgagtttttaccaaaaagttatattttggtttcatctgaccatatgacattctcccaatcctcttctggatcatccaaatgcactctagcaaacttcagacgggcctggacatgtactggggacacgtctggcactgcaggatttgagtccctggcggcgtagtgtgttactgatggtaggctttgtgactttggtcccagctctctgcaggtcattccctaggtccccccgtgtggttctgggatttttgctcaccgttcttgtgatcatttaatccccacggggtgagatcttgccccagatcgagggagtttatcagtggtcttgtatgtcttccatttcctaataattgctcccacagttgatttcttcaaaccaagctgcttacctattgcagattcagtcttcccagcctggtgcaggtctacaattttgtttctggtgtcctttgacagctctttggtcttggccatagtggagtttgaggttgtggacaggtgtcttttatactgataacaagtttaaacaggtgccattaatacaggtaacgagtggaggacagaggagcctcttaaagaagaagttacaggtctgtgagagccagaaatcgtgtttgtttgtaggtgaccaaatacttattttccactataatttgcaaataaattcattaaaaatcctacaatgtgatttttttggagacaaaaaatctcaatttgtctgtcatagttgacgtgtacctatgatgaaaattactctaatctttttaagtgggagaacttgcacaattggtggctgactaaatactttttcccaccACTGTATCACACTGTATTCTAACCATGTTCATGTCCCGTCTTTCCCAGAATAACAATGCACAGTTTAGCACTTATTACACCATCGATGAAGATTTCAATACCACTGCTGTCGACTGAAGATTCCAACACAAAAGGCACTGACATCTAACTTCTCTTCACGACAATGAATAGGAGTTGGACAAGTCCCTTAAAGCTTTCTGATTATGTATTCTACGTGTCTCTGTTTGCATGCAGTAGTTTTATTTCTCCTGTGTGCTCTTGCTGCCTTGAATTAGGCCTATACCACTGCTCTTGTCTTGGAAATAAATAAAATTGCCTAGACTGAAAATAATCCAGTCGGTGTGATGTTGCATGCAGtgttctattatattctatgATGGGTCTTCTCAGCTATGCTCATCATACATCCCAAGGTGGGATCAGGCGCGTGTGTGTATTTTGTGTGGAGTGTACTGGGTCATTATGTCTCGGTGACCGTCAGAAGGTCCGCTGCCTAACGCTGCGTGATGTCACTCCCGGGGTTGTGAGCGAGGCGCGGTTATTAACCCAACCCTGGAGGTTAACGGGGCTCAGTCGGACAGTACGCCGAGCAGTGGGTCTTTGTGAAAGGAAAAGTAACCTGCCTGCTACTATCGCTACAAAACAGACAAAGGTCTAAACAACAAACTGGATGTGCAACAGATGGCACTTATTCAACCACTATTGAAGGGAAAAGGACGTTATCCGTGCGTCATGGAAAGAAAGTGGACCTAGTCGAGTTGCGCCTAATCAAAAACCGGGAAATACAATAGAGGAATAAATCAGTATCATGGTGATAATTATTATGACATTATCACCATGTAATCAGTTTTGTCATTACCCTTTTTACTTCAAAGACTTTGACAGCACTCAAAGGAACTATAAAGCATCTATCCTATCAAACACCCCGAAAGACGAAGGAATATGTTATTTTCTTATTCTACAATTGAATGAACTGATTTGATGTTTGTGGCTGAAGAATTCTCGGACCCATCCCTTATCTGCTGACGATGACAGCTCAGTGCGGGTCTCGTTTCGAAACTTTTGGACAGATGGAAGCTGAGGAACGCAGATTGTTGGATTACTTTTTACATCTTTAAACTGAAGTTGTTTAATGTTTCTGATGCGTAATATGGTTACTCTACGAGTATGAATAGCAACTTTTTTTAAAGGCATTTAATCCGCTCAAGTATCATTCCGTGCATCTCTGGGCCATGGCTGACATTACACTGGTGAGATTCGGGGAGTGTTCCGATTTCATGGTATAATTATGGACGTTTTACTTCAGTGAATTTAATTTACACCGAGCAAGGTCTATGGATTGCCTGAAGGACTATTACATTTGTTGAAGCAATCAATTCCCCCCAGAATAATAACTATCCAAGCatcagcggtgtgtgtgtgagttaataTATATTTAGTAATTTAATTGAATGATTGGATGAAAttattatttatgtatttttctTTCGTTGAATATCCAATAACCATTTCGTGGATCTTTACGCTGGATGTGTGAAAAGAGACATGAAAAGAAAGTGCGTGACTGGAGGAGTAAAATGATCTGTTTTACACTGGAAAACTTTTCAGTCTCGATGACGCATTTAACAAAGAGGCACAagctttttctctttctctcattttAATAAAATCGTCTCGTGCGTAAAGTTCTAAGTTGACGCCTCTTGAGCCCATCAGCCATGTCTCTGTTTTTGCGTCAGACCCCCCCTCTTTACTGCACTCTCACTAGACAACGAGTCTTCCTCAAGGGATTAAGGTAGCAGATAACAGAAACCTATATATCAATTTTTTCGCCTTCACTCACTATAAACAGACTTCATGGTCCCCTTGAGTTTCTGAGTTTTCTCTAATCAACTTGCTCCTGCCGGCGTCGCCATGGCTGCGGCCCCGAAAGTTACATGCCTGTCAGGGCCAGAGGTAAATGTGGTTACCAACCTGAACCTCAGTGTCTCCTCCGGACCCGCCCCCTACAACCAGACAGCACTGCGAACCCCACCGTATTCCCCAGAGGCCACTGCGTTGTTCGCAATGGCGATCACCCTCATGATGATCCTCACCATTGTCGGCAACATCCTGGTCATCATCGCAGTGCTGACCTCACGCTCGCTCCATGGCCCGCAGAACCTTTTCCTGGTCTCCCTGGCCGCAGCCGACATCTTAGTGGCTACCCTCATCATCCCCTTCTCATTGGCCAATGAGCTTCAGGGATACTGGGCGTTCCGCTCACTGTGGTGTGAGATCTACCTGGCGTTGGACGTCTTCTTCTGCACATCCTCCATTGCCCACCTGTGTGCCATCTCATTGGACCGCTACCTGTCCATCTCCCAGCCCGTGTCCTATGGCATCCAACGGACGCCGGCACGCATCAAGGCAGCCATCGTGGTCGTCTGGCTTCTCTCGGCCGtcatctccttccctcctctcctctccctggatAAGAGCAAGGGAGGGGTGGAGGTGTGTGAGCTGAACAACGAGCGTTGGTATATTCTCTACTCCACCATTGGATCGTTCTTCGCCCCGTGTCTCATCATGATAGGGGTCTACATCAGGATCTACCAGATTGCCAAGCAACACACAAGATGTCCACTAGGGGAGAAACCCAACCATAACAAAACTCCTGGAAACACATCTAGCAACCCCACAACCCACGCACCTGGACCTGTCATCATCCCCCAACCCAAGCATCTCAGCCAACCACAGAACcgcagaggggagggggggaaagCAGATGGACAATCTACAGACGCCGTACCTCTGAagagtctccctgtctcctcccccttgTCACCTCCTCCCCAGAGTGAGACCCAGGTCAAGAGTCATCCCCAACCCCAGACCTCTTTACCAACCCCTGTCCCCACCTCACCCCAGCCTACCTCACCCACTGTagctctctccctcacactcctCCCCCCAGATAGCCAACATGAGGAGACCCACAAACAGGAtgacagacaggaggagaaacaTAGAGACACCACCAATGATGACAGCTTCAGCTTCGAGGCAGAGACGAGGGGAAGAGGAAAGGGAGGGCGATCGGGAGGGAACGGGACAGTTAAGAATAATGGAGGATCAAAGTCTGGAGGagcacctctctcttctctgacCTCTCACGAGTTAAAAAAGACTGTAGCCACACCCACCGGTACAGTGCTGGCCTCTGATAGGCCGGTTAAGCCACAGGCCACACCCATGTCTCGGCGCAAGGCCATGGTGAACCGAGAGAAGCGCTTCACGTTTGTCCTGGCCGTGGTGATTGGAGTGTTTGTCATCTGTTGGTTCCCTTTCTTTTTCTCCTACTCGCTGAAGGCCATCTTTCCTGAGACTTGCTTGGTCCCTGCTCCCCTCTTCACGTTCTTCTTCTGGATTGGCTACTGCAACTCCTGTCTGAATCCCGTCATATACACCATCTTCAACCAGGACTTCAGGAAGGCCTTCAAGAAAATCCTCTGTAAGGACATCAAGTGGACATTCTTCTAGAGTGGATacagatggtacaatgattctctacactgtacattgcttgttttgccacataaactgaaattaggcaaactattagaatgttagcaaccaggaaatggcggagcgatttctgcatattgcacctttaagacATTGTCAGCTATACTCTGGTCATCATTTGAAatggctagccagctagctagctagcaacgaaccaaaacattgtttagaaaataGCTTTTAGTTCCCTGGCTTGCTAGCTTGACATTTACTGAAGTCATTTTTTAAACTGATGGGTTTATTGGTGATACAATAGAGATAGTATGCTATTTGGAGTAccgggctgctgatgtcatgcagacgCTGTCATTTTTTTAACATACTTTATCATAATGAcaaacgacaagtttgatgttggACGACAATAGTATGCTCATGCTGTCGCTACAACAATTTTTTACAGACATGTCACTAGACTGACCGTAAACCAGCCCTTAGCCTACATTTGAGCACCACTACAGAAGCTTTGCTATTCAGCATCTTCCCAATGATTTAGCCTACattaattacatttttacatttgagtcatttagcagacgctcttatccagagcgacttacagttagcgagtgcatacattatttattttttcatactggccccccgtgggaatcgaacccacaaccctggcgttgcaagcgccatgctctaccaactgagctacacggggcccattaATTGTTTGGCTACTTGAAGAGAACTAGGTCCTATCCCTCGCAGCCTACCTCTTCCAATGCATTTTGGAAAAGTGTGCAtcaaattctactagatgaagagccagaatgagtataacatcctggcatttaaaggcTACTCAATTTTCGAAAATGGACATACTATAAAACGTTCTATTTTCCCATACTGAGAATGTGTCATACACGATTGCATTGTTTCCCGCTATTTTTGATTTTGATAGCTCATCCCCATCTCTAATTGATCAACTGTTGTCAAAGCCAAGATGAGTATGCCATCTGGGCATTTCATTTAAGTATACTCGATTTTCGAAATGTCGCATACTATTAACTTTATTTTATAGCGTACTTAAATGGCCTACTATTTAGGACGTAAGTATGGGTATTCTGACACGGCCACTGTGTAGAGACACCAAGGGGACGTTTATTCtagattataaactgggtggttcaagccctgaatgctgattggctgacagccatagtttatcagaccgtataccacgggtatgacaaaacatgtatttttactgctctaattacgttggtaacgaCTTTATAATAGCAAtgaggcacctcgggggtttgtgatatggccaatataccacggctaagggctgtgtccaggcactccgcattgtgtcgtgcttaagaacagcccttagccgtggtgtattggccatataccacacctcctcgggccttattgcttaggtagatactttgtagagacacacAGGGGACATTCTTCTAGAGTAGATACTGTGTAGAGACACAAAGGGGACGCTCTTCTAGAGTAGATCATGTATAGAGACACCAAGGGGACGTTCTTCTAGAGTagatactttgtagagacacacAGGGGACGTTCTTCTAGAGTAGATACTGTGTAGAGACACAAAGGGGATGCTCTTCTAGAGTAGATACTGTGTAGAGACACCAAGGGGACGTTCTTCTAGAGTAGATACTGTGTAGAGACACCAAGGGGACATTCTTTTGGAGTGGATACTGTGTTATcctagtcccagatctgtttgtgcttttgcaAGCTAAACACTGTGTAGAGACACCAAGGAGACATTCTTCTAGAGTAGATACTGTGTAGAGACACCAAGGGGACTTACTGGATATAATGTAAAGACAGATTTTAGGTTACCTGTGCAGGGAACCACAGACAAACTTCTGAGTCTGTCCTTTGTTGAACGTTCTTTTTTGATCTGATAACAAAATGCTGAACTCTGAATTCTGGAATAGATGAACATGCTCTGATGTACACATTGAGGGGc
It encodes the following:
- the LOC121583370 gene encoding astacin-like metalloprotease toxin 5, whose amino-acid sequence is MLWLLILIWFVQVGSVPIDNSTNATTSNATFPATVDNSTNPINNSTNATFSATGSAASMGPRHRQNDWVKAAETREEDLQFDLAIVEGDIMISEDRLAVKSLWPTKEGVTSIPYKINDDLVARKKTILAAFKMISDRTCIRFHEYTNEINYIEFISGKGCASYVGFQGGAQHLYFGRACNEGNLCHELMHALGLHHEHTRPDRDQYVTIQWDNVVTGKAKNFVVKKGDTQDLPYDYDSIMHYGTYYFSSNQNPTIDSKKRGVQIGQRNHLSPLDTEWRSGLRHC
- the LOC121583511 gene encoding alpha-2B adrenergic receptor-like, with amino-acid sequence MAAAPKVTCLSGPEVNVVTNLNLSVSSGPAPYNQTALRTPPYSPEATALFAMAITLMMILTIVGNILVIIAVLTSRSLHGPQNLFLVSLAAADILVATLIIPFSLANELQGYWAFRSLWCEIYLALDVFFCTSSIAHLCAISLDRYLSISQPVSYGIQRTPARIKAAIVVVWLLSAVISFPPLLSLDKSKGGVEVCELNNERWYILYSTIGSFFAPCLIMIGVYIRIYQIAKQHTRCPLGEKPNHNKTPGNTSSNPTTHAPGPVIIPQPKHLSQPQNRRGEGGKADGQSTDAVPLKSLPVSSPLSPPPQSETQVKSHPQPQTSLPTPVPTSPQPTSPTVALSLTLLPPDSQHEETHKQDDRQEEKHRDTTNDDSFSFEAETRGRGKGGRSGGNGTVKNNGGSKSGGAPLSSLTSHELKKTVATPTGTVLASDRPVKPQATPMSRRKAMVNREKRFTFVLAVVIGVFVICWFPFFFSYSLKAIFPETCLVPAPLFTFFFWIGYCNSCLNPVIYTIFNQDFRKAFKKILCKDIKWTFF